A portion of the Halobacillus ihumii genome contains these proteins:
- the ezrA gene encoding septation ring formation regulator EzrA, whose product MRYFIGGILVLIALIIIGLIWRKKVYDEVDRLEGWKMDIMNRNVTEELSRVKSLNLSGQTQERFETWRNRWDQILTRELPDLEEHLFDAEEAADRYRFKRVRKALSHTENELQSVERDIEEMFNELEMLLDSEKSSRLELESLAPDMKELKKKLIHNRYQYGKAVEVFESRIEELETELKQYEEEIEHGNYLEANDLVHSIHEKLSLLSEEAAVFPDRLKKSQTELPEQLTELLSGVKDMEEDGYRVAHLNLEPEVQNYQEQLKKAVERLEKGDQEDVQALIDEIEVRIQEIYQTLEQEALAHSFVGQHHPSFQVSLEKLEAILEETKQELAGLQITYQMEMDDVESHRTIEQSMTLLKKKYLNFEKKLDDGKTSFTELRQELEEAQEQLEELKEKHSTFNEQIQTLRKDEMEAKNRLAEMEQLILDTHRRLKRSNLPGIPVYFFEGMQRASEDIDEVFRSLETQPLDMVEVNQKLEKAIEETEAINKESEVVITQAQLVERLIQYGNRYRSQYPLLAAELLEAENEFRAYRYEEALDRASSAINKVDPQALSRIKEGDQVPV is encoded by the coding sequence ATGAGGTACTTCATTGGGGGCATTTTAGTACTGATCGCACTGATCATCATTGGGTTGATCTGGCGAAAAAAAGTGTATGATGAAGTCGACCGTTTAGAGGGATGGAAGATGGATATCATGAATCGGAATGTGACAGAGGAACTATCCCGTGTAAAATCGCTGAATCTCTCGGGACAAACTCAGGAGCGGTTTGAGACGTGGCGTAACCGCTGGGATCAAATTCTTACTAGAGAGCTTCCTGATTTAGAGGAGCATTTGTTTGATGCGGAAGAGGCAGCTGACCGTTACCGATTTAAACGGGTTAGAAAAGCCTTAAGTCACACTGAGAATGAATTGCAATCGGTGGAGCGCGATATTGAAGAAATGTTTAATGAATTGGAAATGCTGCTCGATTCGGAGAAGAGCAGCCGGCTCGAACTTGAATCTCTCGCTCCTGACATGAAGGAACTAAAGAAGAAGCTGATACATAACCGTTACCAATACGGTAAAGCAGTGGAAGTTTTTGAATCGAGAATTGAAGAACTTGAGACTGAATTAAAACAGTACGAAGAGGAAATCGAGCATGGAAACTATTTAGAAGCAAATGACCTTGTGCATTCGATTCATGAGAAGCTTAGCCTTTTATCTGAAGAAGCGGCTGTGTTCCCCGACCGATTGAAGAAGAGCCAAACGGAACTGCCGGAACAGTTGACTGAGCTCTTGTCCGGGGTTAAGGATATGGAAGAAGATGGGTATCGTGTTGCTCATCTGAATTTAGAACCAGAAGTACAAAATTATCAAGAACAATTAAAAAAAGCAGTGGAACGTTTAGAAAAAGGAGATCAAGAAGACGTACAAGCTCTTATCGATGAGATTGAAGTTCGAATTCAGGAAATTTATCAGACATTGGAACAAGAGGCACTTGCTCATTCATTTGTAGGGCAGCACCATCCTTCTTTCCAGGTCTCTCTTGAGAAATTAGAAGCCATACTCGAAGAGACAAAACAGGAACTAGCCGGGTTACAAATAACTTATCAAATGGAAATGGATGACGTTGAGTCACACAGAACTATCGAACAATCTATGACCTTATTAAAGAAGAAGTATTTGAACTTCGAGAAAAAACTTGATGATGGGAAAACATCTTTTACAGAGTTGCGCCAAGAACTTGAGGAAGCTCAGGAACAACTTGAAGAATTGAAAGAGAAACATAGTACTTTCAATGAGCAGATTCAAACGCTGCGAAAAGATGAAATGGAGGCTAAGAACCGACTGGCTGAAATGGAGCAGCTGATTCTCGACACCCATCGCAGACTGAAGAGAAGTAATCTGCCAGGCATTCCTGTTTATTTTTTTGAAGGAATGCAAAGAGCCAGCGAGGATATAGATGAGGTGTTTCGAAGTTTGGAAACTCAGCCGCTTGATATGGTAGAAGTAAATCAAAAACTTGAAAAAGCTATTGAGGAGACAGAAGCAATCAATAAAGAGTCAGAGGTTGTTATTACACAAGCTCAACTTGTGGAACGTTTAATTCAGTATGGAAACCGGTATCGAAGTCAATATCCGCTGCTGGCAGCGGAATTACTTGAAGCGGAAAATGAGTTCAGAGCTTATCGTTATGAGGAAGCGCTGGATAGGGCTAGCTCGGCGATAAATAAAGTGGACCCGCAGGCACTCAGCCGGATCAAAGAAGGAGATCAAGTACCTGTTTAA
- a CDS encoding holin, which yields MEAVLIFATVIAPLLAGAVELVKRTVNVPKNWVPALSFVLGIGIGALAYPFTDLNLILRLWAGAFAGLSATGLFEILNQRSGSTKGVN from the coding sequence ATGGAAGCAGTATTGATTTTTGCAACAGTCATCGCACCACTTTTAGCAGGAGCAGTTGAATTAGTAAAAAGGACAGTGAATGTACCTAAGAACTGGGTGCCAGCTTTAAGCTTTGTATTAGGGATCGGCATTGGCGCATTAGCTTACCCGTTTACTGATTTAAACCTTATCTTACGTCTTTGGGCTGGAGCATTTGCGGGACTATCAGCTACTGGGTTGTTTGAAATTCTAAATCAACGAAGTGGATCCACGAAAGGAGTTAATTAA
- a CDS encoding YolD-like family protein, which translates to MGDNVNDRGTAKWTALMMPEHVEMIKDLWKEDEREKKRIPDEQQIEENSFALQLALSDDLSIELKHHNGFNYSCTPVKVVGLNPSTKKISCIDQENKEDIIIKFDDILEITFL; encoded by the coding sequence ATGGGTGATAACGTTAATGATCGAGGTACGGCAAAATGGACTGCATTGATGATGCCTGAACATGTTGAAATGATTAAAGATCTCTGGAAAGAGGATGAAAGGGAAAAGAAGAGAATCCCGGATGAGCAACAGATAGAAGAAAACAGCTTTGCACTTCAACTTGCTTTAAGTGATGATTTGTCAATTGAATTGAAACATCATAATGGATTTAATTATAGTTGCACACCTGTAAAAGTGGTCGGCTTAAACCCAAGTACAAAGAAGATCTCCTGCATCGATCAAGAAAACAAAGAAGATATCATCATTAAGTTCGATGATATCCTAGAGATAACCTTTCTATAA
- a CDS encoding FtsK/SpoIIIE domain-containing protein produces MLVEIGSTIIMAGVAGYSYLKTKGPATNDGEKIQRIFANSGWTIKEDGKVKTVRIQRKRKIEGGTEYVLQLPLGMSSKEIIDKKNVLEDGLNRRSKYLEFEPSDLLKIKWDKTALKQIRKIVTDKKIARKEIGIDFDGMLRISVYNQPLAKQIDWKEDLIKKGWKVPVGHNRNGMIYHDFDKLYSLIVAGTPGYGKSQYLNMMIITLIVMQPHNVSFSLIDLKEGAEFSKFKDLKQVKRFATTPEEAKTVLESVQDEMKNVYRDFIGKGYSNVKDAGIKKRHFIIIDEGADIAGDQSCIDLLTEIGRKGRAAGFYPVYATQYPTSRSVPIDLKRNIPTRLSFVLDSGTASSNVLDQAGAEDLPMIPGRAIYKNVRCQTVQTPFMSNKEIQERVKPHIVIKSRKDDEYEQPCNQTESGRKRPLEFEKV; encoded by the coding sequence GTGTTAGTTGAGATCGGATCCACAATTATTATGGCGGGAGTGGCCGGTTATTCTTATTTGAAAACAAAAGGACCAGCAACAAATGATGGAGAAAAAATTCAACGTATCTTTGCAAATTCAGGATGGACCATTAAAGAAGATGGAAAAGTGAAAACGGTGAGGATCCAGAGGAAAAGAAAAATCGAAGGAGGAACAGAATATGTCCTGCAGCTGCCATTAGGGATGTCTTCAAAAGAAATCATTGATAAAAAGAATGTCTTAGAGGATGGATTAAATAGGCGCTCTAAATATCTAGAGTTTGAACCGTCTGATCTTTTAAAAATTAAGTGGGATAAAACTGCTTTAAAACAAATAAGAAAGATCGTCACAGATAAGAAGATTGCAAGGAAAGAGATCGGCATCGATTTTGATGGAATGTTGCGTATCAGCGTCTATAACCAACCACTAGCAAAACAAATTGATTGGAAAGAAGATCTTATAAAAAAAGGTTGGAAGGTGCCTGTTGGCCATAACCGAAACGGAATGATTTATCATGATTTCGATAAGCTATATTCTCTTATTGTTGCAGGTACCCCTGGGTATGGTAAATCACAGTATTTAAACATGATGATTATAACCTTAATTGTTATGCAACCTCATAATGTGAGCTTCTCATTGATTGATCTCAAAGAAGGCGCTGAATTTTCGAAGTTTAAAGATTTGAAGCAAGTGAAGCGATTTGCTACCACTCCAGAAGAGGCAAAAACCGTATTGGAGTCCGTTCAGGATGAAATGAAAAATGTATATCGGGACTTCATAGGTAAGGGGTACAGCAATGTCAAAGATGCAGGGATAAAAAAACGGCACTTTATTATTATTGATGAAGGAGCTGATATTGCCGGGGATCAGAGTTGCATTGACTTGCTAACCGAAATTGGGAGAAAAGGTCGTGCTGCAGGTTTCTATCCGGTTTATGCAACCCAATATCCAACAAGCCGATCTGTACCGATTGATTTAAAAAGGAATATTCCTACACGGTTATCCTTCGTTCTAGATAGCGGAACAGCTTCGAGTAATGTTTTAGATCAAGCTGGTGCTGAAGACTTACCAATGATACCTGGTAGGGCCATATATAAAAACGTTCGATGTCAGACAGTGCAAACCCCTTTTATGAGTAATAAAGAGATCCAGGAGCGTGTAAAACCTCATATTGTGATTAAATCCCGAAAGGATGATGAGTATGAACAACCTTGCAATCAAACAGAATCGGGTAGAAAACGTCCTCTTGAGTTTGAAAAGGTTTGA
- a CDS encoding helix-turn-helix domain-containing protein: protein MKCSLNERIDKKGYKKKWMAEKMGVSTAVMSRWCANKATPSLENALTLAELLECRVEDLWQKK, encoded by the coding sequence GTGAAGTGTAGTTTAAATGAACGGATTGATAAAAAGGGATATAAAAAAAAGTGGATGGCTGAGAAAATGGGGGTGAGCACTGCCGTTATGTCCAGGTGGTGCGCAAACAAAGCAACACCTTCATTAGAGAATGCATTGACGCTAGCTGAATTATTGGAGTGTAGAGTGGAGGATTTATGGCAAAAAAAATAA
- a CDS encoding cysteine desulfurase family protein has product MIYLDNSATTKPLPEVLESFRKSAETFYANPSSVHQLGSDAERMLTKSRTLIADQIGIKASEVLFTSGGTESNNLAIKGIAFKHQSRGKHMVTTTIEHPSVLEAFRSLESIGFEVTYVKVDETGRVDPDEIDKAIRKDTILVSVMSVNNEIGTVQPIEAIGRLTKKHPKLFFHVDHVQGFGKIPLHIKRSNIDLCSVSGHKIHGLKGTGALFVRKNVSLFPLLHGGNQEQKMRAGTENLPGIVALAKAIRLIKEKEKNQLQELTALQSDLRHQLLQIDDLVINSPEDSAPHIINISLPGFKPEVLIHKLADSEIYISTKSACSSKQSDISAVLEACQLAADRTTSSLRISLSYQNTKTEIDQFVQALKKAVVHITRSMRR; this is encoded by the coding sequence TTGATATATTTAGATAATAGTGCAACAACTAAACCATTACCAGAAGTTCTTGAAAGCTTTAGGAAATCTGCTGAAACCTTTTATGCTAACCCATCTTCCGTTCATCAGTTAGGAAGTGATGCTGAAAGGATGCTTACAAAGTCCCGAACACTTATAGCTGATCAGATAGGGATTAAGGCCAGTGAAGTGTTGTTTACTTCCGGAGGGACAGAGTCCAACAATTTGGCTATAAAAGGAATTGCTTTCAAACACCAAAGCAGAGGGAAACACATGGTAACGACTACGATCGAGCATCCTTCGGTTTTAGAAGCTTTTCGTTCATTGGAATCAATCGGATTTGAGGTAACCTATGTGAAAGTAGATGAAACTGGGCGTGTGGACCCAGATGAAATTGATAAAGCTATTCGTAAGGATACGATCTTAGTCAGTGTAATGTCTGTTAACAATGAGATCGGAACCGTTCAGCCGATCGAGGCTATCGGGAGGCTCACTAAAAAGCATCCCAAGCTGTTCTTCCACGTCGACCATGTACAAGGCTTTGGGAAAATTCCACTTCATATAAAGCGATCGAATATTGATTTATGTTCAGTGTCAGGGCATAAAATCCATGGTTTAAAAGGAACAGGAGCCCTTTTTGTTCGAAAAAATGTATCTTTGTTTCCGTTATTGCATGGTGGAAATCAAGAACAAAAGATGCGGGCTGGTACAGAAAACCTTCCGGGTATCGTGGCCTTAGCTAAAGCAATAAGGTTAATCAAGGAGAAGGAGAAGAATCAGCTGCAGGAGTTAACAGCGCTGCAAAGTGATTTAAGACACCAGCTCCTTCAAATTGATGATCTGGTGATAAATTCTCCTGAAGACAGTGCACCGCATATTATTAACATTTCGCTGCCTGGTTTTAAACCGGAAGTACTCATTCATAAACTAGCCGATAGTGAAATTTATATTTCTACAAAATCAGCTTGTTCTTCTAAGCAGTCAGATATTAGTGCTGTGTTAGAGGCGTGTCAGTTAGCAGCTGACCGAACTACGTCTTCTCTGAGAATAAGCCTATCTTATCAAAATACAAAAACTGAAATCGATCAGTTTGTTCAGGCGTTAAAAAAGGCGGTCGTTCATATAACAAGATCGATGAGGAGGTAA
- a CDS encoding replication-relaxation family protein, which translates to MNNLAIKQNRVENVLLSLKRFDYLTRSQLQVLHDLKGVRNTNRFLQSMSKYLSSYRHGLEKVYYLNKTGRDQVGCEVVRKKTPQVQHFLLRNQLWIHLKRPSSWENEVKIKATENMYIICDAKYERKGVLKFVEVDVSQKMIVNKRKIDKYKKIQEMSGVRFELLWITELEGRKSRLEELMKDMPGQVYTLNEIK; encoded by the coding sequence ATGAACAACCTTGCAATCAAACAGAATCGGGTAGAAAACGTCCTCTTGAGTTTGAAAAGGTTTGACTATTTAACGCGATCTCAACTACAGGTACTCCACGATCTAAAAGGGGTAAGAAACACTAATCGTTTTTTACAGTCAATGAGTAAGTATTTATCAAGTTATAGACACGGTTTGGAAAAGGTTTATTACTTGAACAAAACAGGTCGGGACCAGGTGGGATGTGAAGTCGTAAGAAAGAAGACACCACAGGTCCAGCATTTCCTATTGCGTAACCAGTTATGGATTCATTTAAAACGACCTAGTTCGTGGGAAAATGAAGTGAAAATAAAAGCTACAGAAAATATGTACATTATTTGCGATGCAAAGTATGAGCGCAAAGGAGTTCTTAAATTCGTTGAGGTTGATGTATCTCAAAAAATGATCGTTAATAAAAGAAAGATTGATAAATACAAGAAGATACAAGAAATGTCAGGTGTTCGATTTGAATTGTTATGGATTACGGAATTAGAAGGTAGGAAATCACGTTTGGAGGAATTGATGAAGGATATGCCTGGTCAGGTCTACACATTAAACGAAATTAAATAA
- a CDS encoding phage tail spike protein, with protein sequence MSTYGLQMINAPLIWEESNQGEGVVVAVIDTGIDTNHPDLQGKIIGGQDFTGEGSYEDTHGHGTHVAGTVAGETVGVAPKASILAYRVFNSLGNTDWQWITNAINAAVDWIGPNGEKVQVINISIGSYYTYDERHDAIKRAVDNGIVVICSAGNYGDGDATTDETGYPAVLPETISVGAVDKDKNIYTDQSSNDEVDIVGPGVDVYSTTMGGGYGYMTGTSMAAPHVAGAAALLWSMLHEPNYDDVRYGLLHHAESLGYSDNLQGNGLLNLQAYEGYAPPPDERAIGGPTHGISILDKNFDQVAILENAYDGEITRRANELWSASFSMPAVDPKNEHCDHFNYVKIHGESGRYYGLYRIMQMERQEDDDSEEIRYKCEHVLATLLSDVIYGYTQFTNMPTEYVFKNILERQTIKHWKLGKVDIKRYFHYKFEDENGLLAPIFSIPQPFDEPYIFTFDTTRYPFTLNLEKTSNDVVWDIRWGKNLIAFNETSEPSEIVNVLYPKGAGEGVNALDIRDINNGIPYLKDQVSIDEWGEHSYIWHDKRFEDKDSLKENAQSLLDQWKIPKISFTLDAADLSIREEYAHERKPFYTVGDITTKKGNVYKARIIEDTIPLDAEYDVTYKIENKLDDIATTQADLERKQQVNEAYSQGSTNIDSHDYQDNCDPNNPATIRFFLPNDLVNINTLDLSFETEAFRAYAQATEGGGAIIKSTASGGSTTRTTTSGGSVSKSTESGGGSVQTSSSGGGVSKSTESGGGSVQSSDNGGSHRHTIASIGSGTNYPPPDNYNLFDVYVEGVGFTSLYLPSSTPGAFSTYSADGDHSHSVSIPNHSHSFNTPNHSHDVNIPSHSHDFTVPSHSHEVSIPEHTHQLELPDHTHDVKHGIYKLQDRPSEVEIRVDGNLMPTTGASGNMIDLIPYLSKDSGGKVQRGTWHEITLTPDTLARINANIVSRLFIQSHLGGSY encoded by the coding sequence ATGTCAACATACGGTCTACAAATGATCAACGCCCCTCTCATATGGGAGGAGTCCAATCAGGGAGAGGGTGTAGTCGTCGCTGTTATTGATACAGGAATAGACACCAATCACCCTGATTTACAAGGTAAAATCATAGGCGGTCAAGACTTCACAGGTGAGGGCTCATATGAAGACACACATGGACACGGTACGCACGTAGCTGGTACAGTAGCAGGTGAAACGGTTGGGGTTGCTCCTAAAGCCTCAATCCTTGCCTATAGGGTGTTCAACTCGCTAGGTAATACAGATTGGCAATGGATCACAAATGCTATTAATGCAGCAGTTGATTGGATAGGGCCAAATGGTGAAAAAGTTCAAGTTATCAATATATCTATAGGGAGTTATTACACCTATGATGAACGGCACGATGCCATAAAAAGAGCTGTAGATAACGGCATAGTTGTAATATGTTCTGCTGGCAACTATGGGGATGGTGACGCAACAACAGATGAGACAGGCTATCCAGCTGTTTTGCCCGAAACTATATCAGTCGGCGCGGTAGATAAAGATAAAAACATCTACACTGACCAAAGTTCTAATGATGAGGTGGATATTGTTGGACCAGGCGTTGATGTGTACTCCACTACAATGGGCGGCGGTTACGGTTACATGACAGGTACCTCAATGGCTGCCCCTCATGTTGCAGGGGCGGCCGCCTTGTTATGGTCTATGCTTCATGAACCGAATTATGATGATGTTCGTTACGGCCTTTTACATCACGCGGAGAGTCTTGGATATAGCGATAACCTGCAAGGTAATGGGTTACTTAACTTACAAGCCTATGAGGGTTATGCCCCTCCACCTGATGAAAGAGCAATTGGTGGTCCGACACACGGCATCTCAATACTTGATAAAAACTTTGATCAAGTAGCGATTCTCGAAAACGCATATGATGGAGAAATTACAAGACGCGCCAACGAGCTTTGGTCAGCGTCTTTTTCTATGCCGGCAGTCGATCCGAAGAACGAGCATTGTGACCATTTTAATTACGTGAAAATTCACGGTGAATCCGGTCGCTATTACGGACTATACCGTATTATGCAAATGGAAAGGCAAGAAGACGATGATAGTGAAGAGATTCGTTACAAGTGTGAGCATGTACTTGCTACGTTGTTAAGTGATGTGATTTATGGCTATACGCAATTTACAAACATGCCGACAGAGTATGTGTTTAAAAACATACTTGAAAGGCAAACCATCAAACACTGGAAGTTAGGAAAAGTGGATATTAAACGTTACTTCCATTACAAATTCGAGGACGAGAACGGATTGCTTGCCCCGATCTTTTCCATTCCACAACCATTTGATGAACCGTATATATTTACGTTTGATACCACTAGATACCCCTTCACCCTTAATTTAGAGAAGACATCTAATGATGTGGTTTGGGATATACGTTGGGGGAAAAACCTAATCGCATTTAATGAGACTTCAGAGCCCAGTGAAATTGTGAATGTTCTATATCCTAAAGGTGCTGGGGAAGGTGTAAATGCTTTGGATATTCGTGATATCAATAATGGTATTCCTTATTTAAAGGATCAGGTATCGATCGATGAGTGGGGAGAACATTCTTACATCTGGCATGATAAACGATTCGAGGATAAAGATTCATTAAAAGAAAATGCTCAAAGTCTTCTGGATCAATGGAAAATTCCTAAGATTTCTTTTACGTTGGATGCAGCTGATCTTTCCATAAGGGAAGAATATGCTCATGAACGAAAGCCTTTTTATACAGTTGGGGATATCACCACTAAGAAAGGTAATGTGTACAAAGCTCGGATTATAGAAGATACGATTCCGCTAGATGCAGAGTACGATGTCACATACAAGATTGAGAACAAACTGGATGACATTGCTACAACCCAAGCCGATTTAGAACGAAAGCAACAGGTGAATGAAGCGTACTCGCAGGGTTCGACTAACATTGACTCTCATGATTACCAGGACAACTGTGATCCAAACAATCCTGCAACAATCCGATTCTTCTTACCCAATGATCTAGTGAATATCAATACGCTTGATCTATCTTTCGAAACAGAGGCATTCAGAGCATACGCGCAAGCTACTGAAGGTGGAGGAGCAATAATCAAGTCTACTGCAAGCGGCGGAAGTACAACTCGGACAACGACAAGCGGCGGAAGCGTATCTAAATCCACTGAGTCAGGCGGCGGATCAGTTCAGACGAGTTCAAGCGGTGGAGGAGTAAGTAAATCAACTGAAAGTGGCGGAGGATCTGTTCAATCTTCCGATAACGGTGGGAGTCACAGACACACAATAGCTTCCATTGGAAGTGGAACAAATTACCCTCCCCCGGATAATTATAATTTGTTTGACGTTTATGTTGAAGGAGTCGGCTTTACAAGCTTGTATTTACCTTCATCAACTCCCGGGGCCTTCAGCACGTATTCTGCTGACGGAGATCATAGTCATAGCGTTTCAATACCTAACCATTCACACTCATTTAATACACCTAATCACAGTCATGATGTAAATATTCCAAGCCACTCACACGACTTCACGGTTCCATCCCACTCTCATGAGGTGAGCATACCAGAGCACACGCATCAGCTTGAGTTGCCGGATCACACTCATGATGTGAAACACGGAATTTATAAGTTACAGGATAGGCCGTCCGAAGTGGAGATAAGAGTAGACGGGAACTTAATGCCTACGACTGGTGCAAGTGGAAACATGATTGATTTGATTCCTTATCTGTCAAAAGACAGTGGTGGGAAAGTACAGCGTGGGACCTGGCATGAAATTACTTTAACACCTGATACTCTTGCTAGGATAAACGCAAACATAGTATCAAGACTTTTTATTCAGAGCCACTTAGGAGGAAGTTATTAA
- the thiI gene encoding tRNA uracil 4-sulfurtransferase ThiI, with translation MEFDHILIRYGEMFIKGKNRKKFESKLQSNLIKKLKEFPDVRVSKKGERMYVLLNGSDPHSVMRMCQQVFGIHTLSFAIKVNKSEEEIKQAALFALSDSPEARTFKVSSKRADKDFPIRSQELNHVIGGYVLSNTEGITVDVHHPDVELKVELRNGAAYITAKDYPGAGGLPVGTSGKSLLLLSGGIDSPVAGYLTMKRGVELEAIHFHSPPYTSDRAKQKVLDLAAELSNYGKKVKVHIVPFTNIQQKIHREMPEGYSMTIMRRMMMRISELLANREGILSLTTGESLGQVASQTMESMHTINEVTNLPIIRPLAAMDKLEIIDISRKIGTYDVSVLPYEDCCTIFVPKAPKTKPKREKANYYESKVDFSQDIAEAVDKSVVVEMDRKQQELDEFDELL, from the coding sequence ATGGAATTTGACCATATATTAATTCGCTATGGTGAAATGTTTATAAAAGGGAAAAACAGGAAAAAATTTGAAAGTAAACTGCAAAGTAACCTAATTAAAAAGTTAAAAGAGTTTCCTGATGTTCGGGTTTCTAAAAAAGGAGAAAGAATGTATGTGCTGTTGAATGGATCAGACCCCCATTCAGTTATGAGGATGTGTCAGCAGGTCTTTGGTATACACACGTTAAGTTTTGCTATTAAAGTTAATAAGAGTGAGGAAGAAATTAAACAGGCTGCATTATTCGCCCTAAGCGATTCACCTGAAGCCCGGACCTTTAAAGTTTCATCCAAACGAGCGGACAAGGATTTCCCGATTCGTTCACAAGAACTGAATCATGTAATTGGAGGTTATGTGCTTTCAAATACAGAAGGGATCACGGTGGACGTGCATCATCCGGATGTTGAGTTAAAAGTAGAATTGAGAAATGGAGCTGCTTATATTACTGCAAAAGATTACCCAGGAGCTGGAGGTCTCCCTGTTGGGACATCTGGCAAATCCCTCTTGCTCCTATCAGGGGGCATTGATAGTCCGGTTGCAGGTTATTTAACTATGAAGCGAGGGGTTGAACTGGAGGCGATTCATTTTCACTCTCCTCCTTATACGAGTGACCGAGCTAAACAGAAGGTTCTGGACCTCGCCGCCGAACTTTCTAATTATGGCAAAAAGGTTAAAGTGCATATCGTTCCCTTTACGAACATCCAACAAAAGATACACCGGGAAATGCCGGAAGGATACAGTATGACGATCATGAGGCGAATGATGATGAGGATTAGTGAACTACTAGCGAATCGGGAAGGAATTCTATCCCTGACTACTGGAGAAAGTCTTGGACAAGTAGCCAGCCAGACAATGGAAAGCATGCATACAATAAATGAAGTAACCAACTTGCCAATCATCCGTCCGCTGGCTGCGATGGATAAGCTTGAAATCATCGATATATCTAGAAAGATCGGTACTTATGATGTATCCGTGCTGCCATATGAAGACTGCTGTACCATCTTTGTGCCGAAAGCTCCCAAAACTAAGCCAAAGAGGGAAAAAGCGAACTATTACGAATCAAAAGTTGATTTCAGCCAGGATATTGCAGAGGCAGTTGACAAATCCGTTGTGGTTGAAATGGATCGGAAACAGCAAGAACTGGATGAATTTGATGAATTGCTTTAG
- a CDS encoding peptidoglycan-binding protein — MTVSLQTLISRSVRNMGNVHPVVKEAAIETIERAYSEGITAQISDGLRTYSEQARLYSKGRTAPGNIVTYAEPGESYHNFGLAVDFFLTSNDGQRAIWVVNSDWRRVAAIGKSLGFEWGGDWSGFVDNPHLQMTGGLSLSQLRAGQRPDLGGVTYTAPSDDGLLEKGDSGAAVEDLQETLIDLGYDLSEYGADSHFGDETKDAVKEFQADRGITVDGKVGPVTTQELKEAQKPTLPHETYWYDEKEPMFHGSGVLAVQEATSSVYFYPEKGAPNNGCDSWYGPDTADAVGRFQSYYGLKVDEVYGPKTRAKLIEVMK; from the coding sequence ATGACTGTATCATTACAAACATTAATTAGTCGTTCTGTCCGAAATATGGGTAATGTTCACCCTGTCGTCAAAGAAGCAGCGATTGAAACAATTGAACGTGCTTACAGTGAGGGAATTACAGCGCAAATCAGTGACGGTTTGCGTACTTATTCGGAACAGGCAAGGTTGTATTCGAAAGGGCGAACAGCACCAGGTAATATTGTGACCTATGCTGAACCAGGAGAGTCTTATCATAACTTTGGTTTGGCTGTTGACTTCTTCTTAACGTCCAATGATGGACAACGTGCTATATGGGTAGTCAATAGCGACTGGCGCCGCGTTGCAGCTATTGGCAAGTCACTAGGGTTTGAATGGGGCGGTGACTGGTCAGGATTTGTAGATAACCCGCATTTGCAAATGACCGGGGGATTAAGCCTCTCTCAGTTACGAGCTGGACAACGACCGGATCTAGGGGGCGTTACTTATACAGCTCCTAGTGATGACGGGCTACTCGAAAAGGGTGATAGTGGTGCAGCTGTGGAGGACTTGCAAGAAACTCTCATCGATCTTGGTTACGATCTGTCCGAGTATGGAGCAGACAGTCACTTTGGCGATGAGACGAAGGATGCTGTTAAGGAATTTCAGGCAGATAGAGGTATTACTGTAGACGGCAAGGTCGGACCTGTTACCACTCAGGAACTAAAAGAGGCCCAAAAACCAACATTGCCACATGAAACATATTGGTATGATGAAAAAGAGCCAATGTTTCACGGTAGCGGTGTCTTAGCGGTACAAGAAGCAACATCGAGCGTTTATTTCTACCCGGAGAAAGGCGCACCAAATAACGGATGTGATAGTTGGTATGGACCGGATACTGCCGATGCAGTCGGACGTTTTCAGTCTTACTATGGCTTGAAGGTTGATGAGGTGTATGGTCCTAAAACACGAGCTAAACTAATCGAAGTCATGAAGTAA